Proteins encoded together in one Mycolicibacter minnesotensis window:
- a CDS encoding acyl-CoA dehydrogenase family protein encodes MTTSELTTESGVDRELVDMMNSVFAEHRDVHPPTGTITHDVEFWSRLDQLGLVRLSGSVDTGGSGATWHEAAELISAAVRHAVRMPLAEHDVLACWLLEELGLPIDEATRTVCVVDESGTAAAVPWASTADRIVVVWPNNDVHLLADVDRADLRIAPGCNTIGEPRDTVSGDVSRLTGIVVTPELLTKLRLKSALVRSIQVCAALDRILELSVEHTSARVQFGRPLSKFQAIQHLVADIAAEAALARAATEAALAAAVDSDWSATNLGFLVAVARSCTGHATTVAVRNAHQALGAIGITIEHRLHEYTRAALAWRSEFGSVHQWDEEVARAALAAGADGLWSLIAH; translated from the coding sequence ATGACCACCTCCGAACTTACGACCGAGAGCGGAGTCGATCGAGAGTTGGTCGACATGATGAATTCGGTTTTCGCCGAGCACCGCGACGTCCACCCACCGACCGGCACGATCACCCATGACGTCGAATTCTGGTCCAGGCTAGACCAATTGGGATTGGTGAGACTGTCCGGCTCGGTGGACACAGGCGGAAGCGGCGCGACCTGGCATGAAGCCGCAGAACTGATCTCCGCCGCAGTCCGTCACGCGGTTCGGATGCCGCTGGCCGAGCACGATGTCCTGGCCTGCTGGCTTCTCGAGGAACTCGGCCTGCCGATCGACGAGGCCACGCGAACCGTCTGTGTAGTCGACGAGTCGGGCACCGCTGCCGCAGTGCCATGGGCGTCCACTGCCGACCGGATTGTAGTCGTCTGGCCGAACAACGACGTTCACCTGTTGGCCGACGTCGACCGGGCCGATCTCCGAATAGCCCCGGGCTGCAACACTATCGGGGAGCCGCGTGACACCGTCTCTGGCGACGTCTCGAGATTGACCGGCATCGTGGTGACCCCGGAGCTGCTGACCAAGCTGCGGCTCAAGTCCGCCCTGGTGCGTTCGATACAGGTCTGCGCGGCCCTGGACAGGATCCTGGAACTGTCCGTCGAGCACACCTCGGCGCGGGTGCAATTCGGTCGACCGCTGTCGAAGTTCCAGGCGATCCAGCACCTGGTCGCCGACATCGCCGCCGAAGCCGCGCTGGCCCGGGCGGCAACCGAAGCCGCTCTTGCCGCAGCCGTCGACAGCGATTGGTCGGCAACGAATCTCGGGTTCCTCGTTGCGGTGGCACGGTCCTGCACCGGCCACGCCACCACGGTGGCGGTCCGCAACGCCCACCAGGCACTGGGGGCCATCGGCATCACCATCGAACACCGGCTGCATGAATACACCCGTGCCGCATTGGCGTGGCGCTCGGAGTTCGGCTCCGTCCATCAGTGGGACGAAGAGGTTGCCCGCGCAGCGCTGGCCGCCGGCGCCGACGGTCTGTGGAGCTTGATCGCCCACTGA
- a CDS encoding alpha/beta fold hydrolase, with protein MSSIETVVTSDGVKIGCHTAGQGPPLLLVHGGGGDHSRWTNILGQLNQGFTTYAMDRRGRGASTDGAGAYSIEAEFNDVASVIDAIGSPVDVLAHSFGALCALEAALRTPHVRRLALYEPPLPVGVDFYPAGFVKHLSDLLDAGDRDGLVAAMFTQTDTRASDLAIMQNLPVWRKRVDVAHTIPREIQALSGTYQPDFDRFSQIEVPVMLLTGSDSPAPLKLAAEHLGRALPDVREVVLNGQAHFAMDTAPDMFLREIHMFFE; from the coding sequence ATGAGCTCGATTGAGACAGTAGTCACCAGCGACGGTGTGAAGATTGGCTGCCATACGGCTGGGCAAGGTCCACCTCTACTACTGGTGCACGGTGGGGGCGGCGATCACTCACGTTGGACGAATATTCTTGGCCAACTCAATCAGGGGTTCACCACCTACGCGATGGATCGCCGGGGGCGGGGTGCCAGTACCGACGGTGCCGGCGCGTACAGCATTGAAGCCGAATTCAACGATGTCGCGTCTGTCATTGACGCAATCGGTAGCCCAGTCGACGTCCTTGCCCACTCATTCGGCGCGTTGTGCGCGTTGGAGGCGGCCCTGCGGACACCGCATGTTCGCCGCCTCGCACTGTACGAACCACCGCTGCCTGTCGGTGTCGACTTCTATCCGGCCGGTTTCGTCAAGCACCTCAGCGATCTGCTCGACGCCGGCGATCGCGACGGATTGGTGGCAGCCATGTTCACCCAAACTGATACGCGGGCAAGCGATCTGGCGATAATGCAGAATCTCCCTGTTTGGCGCAAGCGAGTTGACGTCGCACACACGATTCCACGCGAAATCCAGGCGCTATCCGGCACATATCAACCGGACTTCGACAGATTCTCGCAGATTGAGGTGCCGGTGATGCTGCTGACCGGGAGCGACAGCCCGGCGCCATTGAAATTGGCCGCTGAACACCTAGGCAGGGCACTTCCTGACGTAAGGGAGGTGGTCCTGAACGGTCAGGCGCATTTTGCAATGGATACGGCTCCCGACATGTTCTTGCGCGAGATACACATGTTTTTCGAGTGA
- a CDS encoding nuclear transport factor 2 family protein has product MSTASAISLTELHNFVGEFWYHYDQADYAQMGAAFADDAVYLSRSDSGSCPFEEALAADLSTAAVIVPWLTEHRAASPYPLRHHSTNLHITGTDGDVTYARFYIFVNQITNFVPFAVSSGVTEVGVRRGGKSRSGLEFTKMSVVLDATNSEPLSGSGLPGAENAPATT; this is encoded by the coding sequence GTGAGTACTGCCTCTGCTATCTCGCTGACCGAGCTGCACAACTTCGTCGGGGAGTTCTGGTACCACTACGACCAGGCTGACTACGCGCAGATGGGCGCTGCCTTCGCCGACGATGCCGTCTACCTGAGCCGTAGCGACTCCGGCTCCTGCCCGTTCGAGGAAGCCCTCGCCGCTGACCTGAGCACCGCGGCGGTGATCGTGCCGTGGCTGACCGAGCACCGTGCGGCCAGCCCGTACCCGTTGCGGCACCACTCCACCAACCTGCACATCACCGGCACCGACGGCGATGTCACGTACGCCCGCTTCTACATCTTCGTCAATCAGATAACCAACTTCGTTCCGTTCGCCGTGTCCAGCGGCGTCACCGAAGTCGGTGTTCGCCGCGGAGGCAAGAGCCGCAGCGGGTTGGAGTTCACCAAGATGTCGGTCGTCCTCGACGCCACCAACTCCGAACCCCTGTCCGGCAGCGGCCTTCCCGGCGCCGAGAACGCCCCGGCGACGACCTGA
- a CDS encoding aldehyde dehydrogenase family protein, whose protein sequence is MSNHDYTRTKLFIDGQWVNPDGTGTIEVIDPATEQVCGSVPSGSEADVDAAVAAARAAFDPMIGVTERRERLDAVITAMEKRLPDIAETITREMGAPIRIAQSVQTQVPLAVARGFADALATFEFEERIGNSMVLREPYGVVAAITPWNYPLYQVVAKVLPAIAAGCTVVLKPSNEAPLSVFEFVDAIEDAGLPPGVVNLVSGPGALIGERMSAHPDVDLVSFTGSTAVGSRVGELAGKSIKKVALELGGKSANVILDGAHLATAIKVGVGNAFLNGGQTCMAWTRMLVPLSRYSEALELVEAAVSKYSVGDPWDPGTRLGPSASESQYHSVLGFIERAPGDGARLLAGGSQRLRDVGYYVAPTVFADVHPNSELGQEEVFGPVLAVIPFRDADEALAIANGTPYGLSGAVWAADDDTAIGFARQVQTGQLDINGGKYNPAAPFGGYKKSGIGRELGRIGFEEYLQIKSIQLP, encoded by the coding sequence ATGAGCAACCACGACTACACGCGCACCAAGCTTTTCATCGACGGGCAATGGGTCAACCCCGATGGCACCGGCACGATCGAGGTGATCGATCCCGCGACGGAGCAGGTGTGCGGCTCTGTTCCCAGCGGTAGCGAGGCGGACGTCGACGCCGCGGTCGCCGCGGCGCGCGCTGCGTTCGATCCGATGATCGGCGTCACCGAGCGGCGCGAACGCCTCGACGCGGTGATCACCGCGATGGAGAAACGACTGCCTGACATCGCCGAGACCATCACCCGCGAAATGGGCGCCCCGATCCGTATCGCGCAGAGCGTTCAGACCCAGGTACCCCTGGCGGTCGCCCGTGGATTCGCCGATGCCCTGGCCACCTTCGAATTCGAAGAGCGAATCGGCAATTCGATGGTGCTGCGGGAGCCCTACGGTGTGGTCGCGGCCATTACACCGTGGAACTACCCTTTGTACCAGGTGGTCGCCAAGGTCCTGCCTGCCATCGCGGCAGGTTGCACCGTGGTCCTCAAACCCAGCAACGAGGCGCCCCTGTCGGTGTTCGAGTTCGTCGACGCCATCGAGGATGCCGGCCTGCCGCCGGGCGTGGTCAACCTCGTCTCGGGCCCGGGCGCACTGATCGGCGAACGGATGTCGGCTCACCCCGACGTCGACTTGGTCTCCTTCACCGGCTCCACTGCCGTGGGAAGCCGAGTCGGGGAACTCGCGGGAAAGTCCATCAAGAAGGTAGCCCTGGAGCTCGGCGGCAAGTCGGCCAATGTGATCCTCGACGGCGCCCACCTCGCCACCGCGATCAAGGTCGGCGTCGGCAATGCGTTCCTCAACGGTGGACAGACCTGTATGGCGTGGACCCGGATGCTGGTGCCGCTGTCCCGTTACAGTGAGGCATTAGAGCTCGTGGAGGCCGCGGTGTCGAAATACTCCGTCGGAGATCCGTGGGATCCGGGCACCCGGCTCGGTCCGTCGGCCTCCGAGTCGCAGTACCACAGCGTGCTCGGCTTCATCGAGCGCGCGCCGGGCGATGGCGCCCGGCTGCTGGCCGGGGGTTCCCAGAGGCTACGCGACGTGGGTTACTACGTCGCCCCCACGGTGTTCGCCGACGTCCACCCGAACTCCGAACTGGGGCAAGAGGAGGTGTTCGGGCCGGTGTTGGCTGTCATTCCGTTCCGCGACGCCGACGAGGCGCTGGCCATCGCCAACGGCACACCCTATGGCCTGTCCGGTGCGGTGTGGGCCGCTGACGACGACACCGCGATCGGATTCGCCCGGCAGGTGCAGACCGGCCAGCTCGATATCAACGGCGGCAAGTACAACCCCGCGGCGCCGTTCGGCGGCTACAAGAAATCCGGGATCGGGCGGGAACTCGGGCGGATCGGCTTTGAGGAATACCTGCAGATCAAGTCGATCCAGCTACCGTGA
- a CDS encoding acyl-CoA dehydrogenase family protein, whose amino-acid sequence MALPRLVPPATSESASAAGLRAEVRAFLAEQLAAGSFTPSVDAWLCGWDENFTAALAARGWLGMTVPKEYGGHGRSFIDRFVVTEELLAAGAPVAAHWIADRQVVPSLLKYGSEAQKHEFLPKIAAGECFFGIGMSEPDSGSDLASVRTRAVQVDGGWKLTGTKVWTSGAHHAHAFIALARNAPVDLAHRHAGLSQFIVRLDAAGVEVRPIISMSGSHHFNEVILDDAFVPNAMVFGEIGDGWRQVTSELSFERSGPERWLSTFTLLAAAAENMGGHQIPHDAQLGGLVARIAGLHQMSTAVAEALERHQPADVAAAVVKVLGTTTEGDIADFADLRCGDTSAVDSSYRELVAAAVDQRPGFTLRGGTNEVLRGVIARGLGMR is encoded by the coding sequence ATGGCACTGCCCCGGCTGGTTCCCCCGGCCACCTCGGAATCGGCCAGCGCCGCAGGACTGCGCGCCGAAGTCCGCGCCTTCCTCGCCGAGCAGCTCGCCGCCGGCAGCTTCACTCCGTCGGTGGATGCCTGGCTGTGCGGTTGGGATGAGAACTTCACCGCAGCACTCGCGGCGCGTGGTTGGCTGGGCATGACGGTTCCGAAAGAATATGGCGGACACGGCCGTTCGTTCATCGACCGGTTCGTAGTCACCGAAGAGCTGCTGGCCGCCGGCGCGCCGGTAGCCGCGCACTGGATCGCCGACCGGCAGGTGGTGCCGTCGCTGCTCAAGTACGGCTCCGAAGCGCAGAAGCACGAATTCCTGCCCAAGATCGCAGCCGGCGAATGCTTCTTCGGCATCGGGATGAGCGAACCGGACTCCGGTTCGGACCTGGCCAGCGTTCGAACGCGTGCGGTACAGGTCGACGGGGGCTGGAAGCTGACCGGCACCAAGGTCTGGACGTCGGGCGCGCACCACGCCCACGCCTTCATCGCGCTGGCGCGCAACGCACCGGTGGACCTGGCCCACCGGCACGCCGGCCTGAGCCAGTTCATCGTGCGACTCGACGCTGCGGGCGTCGAGGTGCGGCCAATCATCTCGATGAGCGGCAGCCACCATTTCAACGAGGTCATCCTGGACGACGCATTTGTGCCGAACGCCATGGTGTTCGGCGAGATCGGCGACGGCTGGCGCCAGGTGACCTCCGAGCTGAGCTTTGAGCGGAGCGGCCCCGAGCGGTGGCTGTCCACCTTCACGCTTCTCGCCGCCGCTGCCGAGAACATGGGCGGCCATCAGATCCCCCACGACGCCCAGTTGGGCGGCCTGGTAGCCAGGATCGCCGGACTACACCAGATGTCGACCGCCGTGGCAGAGGCCCTGGAGCGCCATCAGCCCGCCGACGTCGCGGCGGCCGTGGTCAAGGTGCTGGGCACTACCACCGAGGGCGATATCGCGGACTTCGCCGACCTGCGCTGCGGTGACACGTCCGCCGTCGACTCGTCCTACCGCGAACTGGTCGCCGCGGCGGTGGACCAACGCCCCGGCTTCACCCTGCGCGGGGGCACCAATGAAGTGCTGCGCGGCGTGATCGCGCGCGGATTGGGGATGCGATGA
- a CDS encoding Rieske 2Fe-2S domain-containing protein, giving the protein MARMTSVEPGEVRQIEAQAAPTRFARGWHCLGLVRELGDGKPHAITAFGGKLVVFRGEDGKVNALDAFCRHMGGDLSDGEVKGNEIACPFHDWRWGGDGRCKKIPYSRRVPKLARTATWPTMEQDGMLFVWNDPQKNPPPADVTIPRIEGVGGENWTDWHWYTTIVDINCREIIDNIVDMAHFFYIHGGLPTGFKNVFEGHVATQYYMSEARPDLGSGEGASILGTTSVASYYGPSFMIDDLTYHYQHGDQRTVLLNCHYPIDADSFVLQYGITVEKSENLPEEAAMQMAIALGDFVKMGFEQDVAIWRRKARIDNPLLCEEDGPVYQLRRWYEQFYVDVEDVSDDMVDRFEFEIDTTRPREAWMKEVEDNIAANRLPRLVGLTTSDHASG; this is encoded by the coding sequence ATGGCCAGAATGACATCGGTAGAGCCCGGAGAGGTTCGCCAGATCGAGGCGCAGGCCGCACCGACCCGGTTCGCGCGTGGTTGGCATTGTCTTGGGCTGGTGCGTGAACTCGGTGACGGGAAACCGCACGCCATCACTGCATTCGGCGGCAAGTTGGTGGTATTTCGCGGTGAGGACGGCAAGGTCAACGCCCTCGACGCCTTCTGCCGGCACATGGGCGGCGACCTGTCGGACGGTGAGGTCAAGGGCAACGAGATCGCCTGCCCGTTCCACGACTGGCGGTGGGGCGGCGATGGCCGGTGCAAGAAGATCCCGTACAGCCGGCGGGTTCCCAAGTTGGCCCGCACGGCGACCTGGCCGACCATGGAGCAGGACGGGATGCTGTTCGTCTGGAATGACCCGCAGAAGAACCCTCCGCCTGCCGATGTGACCATTCCGCGCATCGAAGGTGTCGGGGGTGAGAACTGGACCGACTGGCACTGGTACACCACGATCGTCGACATCAACTGCCGCGAGATCATCGACAACATCGTCGATATGGCCCACTTTTTCTATATTCACGGCGGGCTTCCCACCGGCTTCAAGAACGTGTTCGAGGGTCACGTCGCCACCCAGTACTACATGAGTGAGGCACGGCCAGATCTCGGTTCGGGTGAGGGCGCCTCGATTCTCGGAACCACTTCGGTGGCTTCCTATTACGGTCCGTCTTTCATGATCGACGACCTGACCTACCACTATCAGCATGGCGATCAACGCACGGTGCTGCTCAACTGTCACTATCCGATCGACGCCGATTCCTTTGTGCTGCAGTACGGGATCACCGTGGAGAAGTCCGAAAACCTGCCGGAGGAAGCGGCGATGCAGATGGCGATCGCGCTGGGCGACTTCGTCAAGATGGGCTTCGAGCAGGATGTGGCCATCTGGCGGCGTAAAGCACGCATCGACAACCCGTTGCTGTGCGAGGAGGACGGTCCCGTCTACCAGTTGCGCCGCTGGTACGAGCAGTTCTATGTCGACGTCGAGGATGTCAGCGACGACATGGTGGATCGATTCGAGTTCGAAATCGACACCACCCGCCCGCGCGAAGCGTGGATGAAAGAGGTGGAGGACAACATCGCTGCCAACCGGTTGCCCCGTCTGGTAGGTCTGACGACGTCAGATCATGCGTCCGGATAA
- a CDS encoding crotonase/enoyl-CoA hydratase family protein — MTAGPLAITTHDGVQVWTINLPHLGNAITDQDFITAFESAVDAANSDSTVRAVILTGEGKIFSAGGNVKDMANREGMFGLDAIEQRYAYVDGIQRLPRALASLEVPIIAAVNGAAIGAGCDLATMCDIRIASERASFAESFVQIGLVPGDGGTWFLQRAIGYERAAEMTLTGDRIDAATADAWGLVSRVVPHDELMSAAMELAERIAKNPPHALRMAKRLLQESRTGLLESTLAMAAAMQPLAHRDAEHERRIEKWRSV, encoded by the coding sequence ATGACAGCAGGGCCGCTGGCCATCACGACACACGACGGAGTGCAGGTCTGGACCATCAACCTGCCCCACCTCGGCAATGCCATCACCGATCAGGACTTCATCACCGCTTTCGAGAGTGCGGTCGACGCCGCAAATTCCGACAGCACCGTGCGAGCGGTGATCCTCACCGGTGAAGGGAAAATCTTCTCGGCCGGCGGCAACGTCAAGGACATGGCCAACCGTGAGGGCATGTTCGGCTTGGACGCCATCGAGCAACGCTATGCCTACGTCGACGGAATCCAGCGCCTCCCAAGGGCATTGGCTAGTCTTGAGGTTCCGATCATCGCCGCGGTCAACGGCGCGGCGATCGGTGCCGGTTGCGACCTGGCCACGATGTGCGATATCCGCATCGCCTCCGAACGGGCTTCCTTCGCTGAGAGTTTCGTGCAGATCGGCCTGGTCCCCGGCGACGGCGGCACCTGGTTCCTGCAACGGGCCATCGGATATGAGCGGGCCGCCGAGATGACGCTGACCGGCGACCGCATCGACGCCGCGACCGCAGACGCGTGGGGGTTGGTCAGCCGGGTGGTCCCCCACGACGAACTCATGAGCGCCGCAATGGAGCTGGCGGAGCGGATTGCCAAGAACCCGCCGCACGCGCTGCGGATGGCCAAGCGTCTGCTGCAGGAGTCACGGACCGGTCTGCTGGAGTCGACGCTCGCGATGGCGGCCGCGATGCAGCCGCTGGCTCACCGCGACGCCGAGCATGAGCGCCGCATCGAGAAGTGGCGGAGCGTCTGA
- a CDS encoding SDR family NAD(P)-dependent oxidoreductase, translating into MSARDVFGGGVAVITGAGAGIGAGLARHAHRLGMSVVLADVDGAAVAALRDEIVADGGRAVDALCDVRDPDAVTALAERTYRDIGPVRLLVNNAGVEQFGYLWDTPVANWNRVMDINVSGVFHGVRSFIPKMIAAGSPAWIWNLSSIGGVAAVPLQTPYIVSKHAVLALTECLRLEIQLAGHDERVHVQAVLPGAVKSNIFEAAGGVGADLADADVDAADAQRDAMLAIKAGAMDPLEAAEVIFEQSAHGAFYLLTQPEYVRSAMAERAEVLTTLVPPQLRDKRRFDPAEH; encoded by the coding sequence TTGAGCGCGCGCGACGTCTTCGGTGGCGGTGTCGCCGTCATCACCGGGGCCGGTGCCGGCATCGGCGCCGGTCTCGCCCGTCATGCACACCGCCTGGGGATGTCTGTGGTCCTGGCCGATGTCGACGGCGCCGCCGTAGCGGCGCTACGCGACGAGATCGTCGCCGACGGCGGTAGGGCCGTCGACGCGCTCTGCGACGTACGCGATCCGGACGCCGTCACCGCGTTGGCAGAACGCACCTACCGCGACATCGGACCGGTACGGCTGCTGGTCAACAACGCGGGCGTGGAACAGTTCGGATACCTGTGGGATACCCCGGTGGCCAACTGGAACCGGGTGATGGACATCAATGTCAGTGGCGTCTTCCACGGCGTCCGATCCTTCATTCCGAAAATGATCGCCGCCGGCTCCCCGGCCTGGATCTGGAATCTGTCCTCGATCGGGGGGGTGGCGGCGGTTCCGCTGCAGACCCCGTACATCGTCAGCAAGCACGCCGTGCTGGCGCTGACCGAATGTCTGCGGTTGGAGATCCAGCTGGCCGGCCACGACGAGCGCGTTCACGTCCAGGCGGTGCTGCCCGGCGCGGTGAAGTCCAACATCTTCGAGGCGGCAGGCGGCGTGGGCGCCGACCTGGCGGATGCCGACGTCGATGCCGCCGACGCACAGCGCGACGCGATGCTGGCGATCAAAGCGGGCGCGATGGATCCTCTCGAAGCCGCCGAAGTGATCTTCGAACAGTCCGCCCACGGTGCGTTCTATCTGTTGACGCAACCCGAGTACGTGCGTTCGGCGATGGCCGAGCGGGCCGAAGTGCTGACAACCCTTGTCCCGCCGCAGTTGCGGGACAAGCGCCGCTTCGATCCCGCCGAACACTAG
- a CDS encoding zinc-binding dehydrogenase: MSSAQNTGRIARFDEPGKPFEIETVPVPEAGPGQILIRVSRANICGSDVHAWHGTFATRGLGGQLPTVLGHEMVGSVAQLGDGVTADSNGKPLEVATRVVFPYFFCCHTCRNCLAGRRNACLNLTMAMLGRADEPPYFVGGYGDYFLLPAGAVVYTVPDSISDEIAAGANCALSQVMYGLERVDQQLGEYVVVQGAGALGLYAVAVAKARGAAKVIAIDGVPERLELAKAFGADVVIDITEVTTDKERAKIVRKLTDGQGADVVVEVVGHPSAIDEGLKLLGQFGRYVEIGNINIGKSFEFDPSRFVFGNKTMVGVSLYDPAVLSRALDFLAEYQDRLPFDRLSAACYSLDDINDAFAAAEGKRDVRASIVP, encoded by the coding sequence GTGAGCTCAGCGCAGAACACCGGACGTATCGCCCGCTTCGATGAGCCGGGAAAGCCGTTTGAGATCGAGACCGTACCGGTTCCCGAAGCCGGCCCAGGACAGATCCTGATCCGGGTGAGCCGCGCCAACATCTGCGGTTCTGATGTCCACGCCTGGCACGGCACCTTCGCGACTCGCGGTCTCGGAGGGCAACTTCCCACCGTTTTGGGCCATGAAATGGTCGGATCGGTGGCCCAGCTCGGCGACGGTGTCACCGCTGACTCCAACGGCAAGCCGCTGGAAGTCGCAACACGGGTGGTGTTCCCCTACTTCTTCTGCTGCCACACCTGCCGCAATTGTCTGGCCGGGCGCCGTAACGCCTGCCTGAACCTGACGATGGCGATGCTGGGCCGTGCCGATGAACCGCCGTACTTCGTGGGCGGCTACGGCGACTACTTCCTGTTGCCGGCCGGCGCCGTGGTCTACACAGTGCCGGACTCCATCTCCGACGAAATCGCCGCAGGCGCCAACTGTGCGCTGTCGCAGGTGATGTACGGACTCGAGCGGGTCGATCAGCAACTGGGTGAGTACGTCGTGGTCCAGGGCGCCGGTGCGCTCGGCCTGTACGCCGTCGCAGTGGCCAAGGCCCGTGGTGCCGCCAAGGTGATCGCCATCGATGGCGTCCCGGAGCGGCTCGAACTGGCCAAGGCCTTCGGCGCGGACGTCGTCATCGACATCACCGAGGTCACCACCGACAAGGAGCGCGCCAAGATCGTCCGCAAGCTCACCGACGGCCAGGGCGCCGACGTGGTGGTCGAGGTGGTCGGCCACCCCTCGGCTATCGACGAGGGCCTGAAGTTGCTCGGCCAGTTCGGCCGCTATGTCGAGATCGGCAATATCAACATCGGCAAATCCTTCGAGTTCGATCCGTCTCGATTCGTCTTCGGCAACAAGACCATGGTCGGGGTCTCGCTCTACGATCCGGCCGTCCTGTCTCGGGCCCTGGACTTCTTGGCTGAGTACCAAGACAGACTGCCCTTCGACCGACTCTCCGCCGCCTGTTACTCACTCGACGACATCAACGACGCCTTCGCCGCCGCCGAAGGTAAGCGCGATGTTCGCGCCAGCATCGTGCCCTGA
- a CDS encoding alpha/beta hydrolase fold domain-containing protein, protein MNGPHRPALDPDAAARVAAFGPPTPIRERGLDQVRASLESAPLPPDMPEMAEVADAVIPGPGGPIPARIYRPRPDTGLSPVIVHLHGGGLVMGSNHSFEPMSRALAAASGAAVIAVDYRLAPENPPPAQFEDAMAATDWTAAHATELGLDRQRLVIAGDSAGGGVAAAIALAARDHGGPPIFAQLLMYPGVDRDMAAASVLRNLDAPMLSHDDIVYLHELADIGAGCPHDIRRVPAYATDLRGLPQAIVVTAELDPISDWGERYAGRLRDAGVQTTITRYPGMYHGFLMRSEATARGRLAMAEIGALLRAKFTHPLPF, encoded by the coding sequence GTGAACGGGCCACACCGCCCTGCGCTAGACCCCGATGCCGCTGCCAGGGTTGCTGCCTTCGGCCCGCCGACCCCGATCCGGGAACGCGGCCTCGATCAGGTACGTGCATCCTTGGAATCCGCACCGTTGCCGCCGGACATGCCGGAAATGGCTGAGGTCGCCGACGCGGTGATACCCGGCCCGGGTGGCCCGATTCCCGCTCGGATTTACCGCCCACGGCCCGACACAGGACTGTCACCGGTGATCGTGCACCTGCATGGCGGCGGACTGGTAATGGGCTCCAATCACTCGTTCGAACCGATGTCCCGTGCGCTGGCGGCCGCCAGTGGCGCGGCGGTGATCGCCGTCGACTACCGCCTGGCGCCGGAGAATCCGCCGCCGGCACAGTTCGAGGACGCCATGGCGGCCACCGATTGGACAGCCGCCCACGCAACGGAGCTCGGCCTGGATCGGCAACGACTGGTGATCGCCGGCGACAGCGCCGGCGGCGGCGTGGCGGCGGCAATCGCCTTGGCCGCACGCGACCACGGCGGGCCCCCGATCTTCGCCCAGCTCCTGATGTATCCGGGCGTGGACCGCGACATGGCTGCGGCCTCGGTGCTCCGGAACCTCGATGCGCCGATGCTCTCCCACGACGACATCGTCTACCTGCACGAGTTGGCCGATATCGGGGCGGGTTGCCCGCACGACATCCGCCGGGTCCCGGCCTATGCCACCGACCTGCGCGGACTGCCGCAAGCCATCGTCGTCACCGCTGAGCTCGATCCGATCAGCGACTGGGGCGAGCGCTACGCCGGCCGGCTGCGCGATGCCGGAGTGCAGACTACGATCACCCGCTATCCGGGCATGTACCACGGCTTCCTGATGCGCTCCGAGGCAACTGCACGAGGACGGCTGGCCATGGCCGAGATCGGGGCGTTGTTGCGCGCGAAGTTCACCCACCCGCTGCCCTTCTAG